Genomic segment of Bacteroides intestinalis DSM 17393:
AAAAAAGGTAGTTATGAGAATCGGAATTTTGACTTCGGGAGGCGATTGTCCCGGCATTAATGCCACCATTCGTGGAGTATGCAAGACTGCAATCAATCATTATGGAATGGAAGTAATAGGTATTCATAGCGGCTTTCAAGGATTGCTGACTAAAGATGTGGAGTCGTTTACCGATAAATCTTTGTCCGGTTTATTGAATCAGGGCGGGACGATGCTGGGCACTTCCCGTGAAAAGCCTTTCAAGAAGAATGGTGTGATGTCCGATGTGAATAAACCGGCACTTATTGAACAGAACGTGAAAGAATTAGGGCTGGATTGCGTGGTCTGTATCGGTGGTAATGGTACGCAGAAAACTGCTGCGAAACTGGCTGCCATGGGACTGAATATTGTTTCCGTACCCAAGACGATTGATAATGATATTTGGGGAACCGATTTCTCTTTCGGATTTGATTCTGCTGTGAGCATTGCTACGGATGCCATCGATCGGTTGCACTCTACTGCCAGTTCGCACAAACGGGTGATGGTGATTGAAGTGATGGGACATAAGGCTGGCTGGATTGCACTTTATTCCGGTATGGCAGGTGGTGGAGATGTGATCCTGATACCCGAAATCCCTTATAATATCCATAATATAGGAGAGACGATCCTGAACCGTTTAAAGAAAGGGAAACCTTATTCCATTGTAGTGGTTGCCGAAGGTATACAGACGGATGGACGAAAACGTGCTGCCGAGTACATTGCTCAGGAGATAGAGTACGAGACGGGTATAGAAACCCGTGAAACGGTGCTTGGTTATATTCAACGTGGAGGTTCACCTACGCCTTTCGACCGGAATCTGTCTACCCGCATGGGCGGACATGCCACAGAACTAATAGCTACAGAGCAATTCGGTAGAATGATTACATTGAAAGGGGATGAAATTTCTTCTGCACCTCTGGATGAGATAGCCGGAAAGCTGAAGTTGGTAACGGAAGATAACGACCTTGTGGTTCAAGGGCGACGGATGGGAATCTGCTTTGGTTGAAATACGGGCGAATGATTATTCGCTCACCTCGTGTTCAGTTACTGAAGTAACTTCCTGATTCTCTTCAATCAGGGCACTCTCAATAATTTCTTCAGCTTCTTCCGTATTTTCCTGCTGATGGTTTTGCGCTTTAGTTGCCTCAATCTGTTCTTTGAAGGCGGCATCATTCTTTATTTTCTTTAAAGCAGCCTGCGCAGCATTTTGTTGGGACTCTTTTTTAGAATATCCTGTTCCTTTTCCTGCTGGTATGCCTTCGATGCGTATTTCGGTGTGGAACATAGGATTGTAGTCTTCGTCAAGGAATTGTTCGATAAGTTCAAATGAAACTTCAACTTTGCTCTTTTGGCTCCATTCAATCAGCTTCGATTTAAAATTCACCTCTTTGCGTGACATCTTATCGAGGTCGATGTAATTCTTGAATATCTTTTCTTCCATGAACCGCTTACAGCGTTTGTACCCCTGGTCTAAGTAGATAGCGCCGATAAATGCTTCGAAAGCATTTCCGTACATATAGCTGTTGTGCGAGGAAGAACGGGCGGAGTATTTTACCAGTTTGTCCAAACCGATTTCTACCGCCAGTTTATTGAGTGTCTCCCGTTGTACGATTTTGGAACGTGTATTTGTGAGGAAGCCCTCGCGGCGGCCTTCAAAATGCTTGTAGACAATATCTCCCACGATGGCGTCAAGAATGGCGTCACCCAGGAACTCCAGTCGCTCATTATTTAAAGGGCGGCCTTTCTCCGAACGGATGGAGGTAGATTTGTGCAGCAATGCCTGCTGATATAGCTGGATGTTGCGGGGATAGAATCCCAGTATCTTATAAAAACAAAGATAAGACTCTTTGTCCTTACGGAATAAGAGCCTTATCTTGTCTATTTGATTACGTAACACGACTGATTATTCTGCGTATTTTTTGAAAATAACACATGCGTTATGACCACCAAATCCAAATGTATTGGATAGAGCTACGTTCACTTCGCGCTTTTGAGCCTTGTTGAACGTAAGGTTCAGGTCATAGTCGATGTTTTCGTCGTTATCACCCTCTTCGTGGTTGATAGTCGGAGGTACAATGCCATTCTTGATCGCAAGAATACTTGCGATGGCTTCTACCGCACCGGCGGCACCCAGCAAGTGACCGGTCATGGATTTTGTTGAACTGATGTTCAAGTCAAATGCATGTTGACCAAATACCTCTTTAATAGCTTTAGCTTCCGATATATCACCTACAGGAGTAGAAGTACCGTGAACATTGATATAATCTACTTCTTCGGGTTTCATTTCGGCATCTTCCAACGCGTTTCTCATCACTAACTTGGCTCCTAGTCCTTCCGGATGTGAAGCGGTCAGATGGTGAGCGTCGGCAGACATTCCTACACCGGCAACTTCTGCATAAATCTTAGCACCACGTGCTTTGGCATGTTCCAGTTCTTCAAGAACCAGACAGCCACCACCTTCACCCATCACGAAACCGTCGCGACTTGCGCTGAACGGACGGGATGCTGTTGTGGGAGATTCATTGCGGGTTGATAATGCATGCATGGCATTGAAACCGCCTACACCGCCAACGGTGATTGCAGCTTCCGAACCACCACTTACAATAACATTGGCCTTGCCTAAACGAATCAGGTTGAAGGCATCAGCGATAGCATTTGTGGAAGTAGCGCATGCAGAGCAAGTTGCGTAGTTGGGCCCGTGAAAACCGTACATAATAGAAATCTGCCCTGCAGCAATATCCGAAATCATCTTGGGGATGAAGAACGGATTGAACTTAGGACCGTTTTCTTTACCGGTCAAGGCATAATTACCTACCTCTTCTTCGAATGTACGGATTCCACCGATACCGGCGCCAAAGATGACACCGATTCTGTTTAAGTCCTCATTTTCGACGTCAAGACCAGAATCATTAACCGCTTCTTTAGCTACAGCAATGGCATATTGTGTATACAAGTCCATTTTGCGGGCTTCTTTGCGGTCGATATAGTTGGTTGCATCGAAGTTCTTCACTTCGCAGGCAAATTGAGTCTTGAAAAGGGAAGCATCGAAATGAGTAATAGGTCCAGCTCCACTAACCCCATTCACAAGGTTCTCCCAAAATTCGGGAACGCTGTTGCCAATGGGAGTAATGGCGCCAAGACCTGTTACTACAACTCTTTTTAATTCCATATTAAATTGATGGATAGAATTACTTAGCGTGTTCTTCGATGTAAGAAACGGCGTCGCCTACAGTACCAATCTTTTCAGCTTGGTCATCCGGAATTGAGATACCGAATTCCTTTTCGAATTCCATGATAAGTTCTACAGTGTCAAGAGAATCAGCTCCTAAATCGTTAGTGAAGCTAGCTTCGTTAGTAACTTCTGATTCTTCAACGCCTAATTTGTCGACGATAATCGCTTTCACTCTTGATGCAATTTCAGACATAACTTTAAGTTTTTAATTAATAATTAGTTTTATTTCTTTAAATTTGCGGGGCAAAGGAATAAATATTTATCGTCACTCGCAAATATTTGGGGAATTAAATGCAATGTTTTGCACATTTTTCACGGTTTTGTGCACTAAAAGGAAGATTTATGAGGAAAAAGATCGCTGTTTTAGCATCGGGAAACGGAACGAATGCCGAAAATATCATTCGTTATTTCCAGGAAAAAAGTTTGGCTTGTGTAGCCCTGGTTTTGACTAATCGTCAGAGTGCGTTTGTTTTAGAGCGCTCACGCGGGCTTGGAGTGCCTTGCTTTTATTTTTCCAAGGGTGATTGGGAGAACGGAGAGCCGGTTTTATCGGTGTTGCAGGAGCACAATATTGATTTTGTAGTGCTGGCCGGATTTCTGGCTCGTATACCAGACTCTATTTTGCATGCTTATCCCAATAAAATGATAAATATACATCCTTCATTGTTGCCAAAGTTCGGTGGAAAGGGAATGTATGGCGACCGCGTACACGAAGCTGTGATTGCTGCGGGTGAAAAAGAGAGTGGTATTACTATACACTATACGAATGAGCATTATGATGAAGGTGCCATTATTTGCCAGGTGAAATGTCCGGTGTTGCCGGAAGATACTCCCGATGAACTGGCACAACGTATTCATGTGCTGGAATATGATACTTATCCCAAAGTAATAGAAAAATTACTGGAATCCGAGGTCTAAGACTCTGTTCAAGGACTTACCTGAACTGTATCAAGTCCGTATCATCTCCGTATCTATACGCTTGGAGTTGGTACGGACTTGACACGGACTTGGTATGAAGTTGCTATGAAATCACTACGCGGAAGGCTGTTTTCTCTCTTCTCAGCGGATAATCTCCTCTTAATTTCTCAAATAATTCCGGATGCTGTTTTAAGGCTTCACTGTCCCTTCTTGGATCATACATCTGTAGGTAGGCTTCTGTTTCGGTAGTTGCAGTGATCATCGGGTTCTCCGGTTCAGGTGGAACAATTCGGTAATCGGCCTGTATGTCAAAGTGCTGGCAAAGAGAATCCAACGACATGCGGGTGGCGTTTGCTTTTCCATCTGCTGAATATCCGGCAATATGCGGTGTCCCGATGAATACCTTATTTAATAAGGTGAGATTAATATCCGGTTCGTTTTCCCATACATCAATGACGGCATCTGAGATTAATCCGTTTTTGAGAGCCTTC
This window contains:
- the fabF gene encoding beta-ketoacyl-ACP synthase II; its protein translation is MELKRVVVTGLGAITPIGNSVPEFWENLVNGVSGAGPITHFDASLFKTQFACEVKNFDATNYIDRKEARKMDLYTQYAIAVAKEAVNDSGLDVENEDLNRIGVIFGAGIGGIRTFEEEVGNYALTGKENGPKFNPFFIPKMISDIAAGQISIMYGFHGPNYATCSACATSTNAIADAFNLIRLGKANVIVSGGSEAAITVGGVGGFNAMHALSTRNESPTTASRPFSASRDGFVMGEGGGCLVLEELEHAKARGAKIYAEVAGVGMSADAHHLTASHPEGLGAKLVMRNALEDAEMKPEEVDYINVHGTSTPVGDISEAKAIKEVFGQHAFDLNISSTKSMTGHLLGAAGAVEAIASILAIKNGIVPPTINHEEGDNDENIDYDLNLTFNKAQKREVNVALSNTFGFGGHNACVIFKKYAE
- the rnc gene encoding ribonuclease III; its protein translation is MLRNQIDKIRLLFRKDKESYLCFYKILGFYPRNIQLYQQALLHKSTSIRSEKGRPLNNERLEFLGDAILDAIVGDIVYKHFEGRREGFLTNTRSKIVQRETLNKLAVEIGLDKLVKYSARSSSHNSYMYGNAFEAFIGAIYLDQGYKRCKRFMEEKIFKNYIDLDKMSRKEVNFKSKLIEWSQKSKVEVSFELIEQFLDEDYNPMFHTEIRIEGIPAGKGTGYSKKESQQNAAQAALKKIKNDAAFKEQIEATKAQNHQQENTEEAEEIIESALIEENQEVTSVTEHEVSE
- a CDS encoding acyl carrier protein is translated as MSEIASRVKAIIVDKLGVEESEVTNEASFTNDLGADSLDTVELIMEFEKEFGISIPDDQAEKIGTVGDAVSYIEEHAK
- a CDS encoding ATP-dependent 6-phosphofructokinase, with protein sequence MRIGILTSGGDCPGINATIRGVCKTAINHYGMEVIGIHSGFQGLLTKDVESFTDKSLSGLLNQGGTMLGTSREKPFKKNGVMSDVNKPALIEQNVKELGLDCVVCIGGNGTQKTAAKLAAMGLNIVSVPKTIDNDIWGTDFSFGFDSAVSIATDAIDRLHSTASSHKRVMVIEVMGHKAGWIALYSGMAGGGDVILIPEIPYNIHNIGETILNRLKKGKPYSIVVVAEGIQTDGRKRAAEYIAQEIEYETGIETRETVLGYIQRGGSPTPFDRNLSTRMGGHATELIATEQFGRMITLKGDEISSAPLDEIAGKLKLVTEDNDLVVQGRRMGICFG
- the purN gene encoding phosphoribosylglycinamide formyltransferase gives rise to the protein MRKKIAVLASGNGTNAENIIRYFQEKSLACVALVLTNRQSAFVLERSRGLGVPCFYFSKGDWENGEPVLSVLQEHNIDFVVLAGFLARIPDSILHAYPNKMINIHPSLLPKFGGKGMYGDRVHEAVIAAGEKESGITIHYTNEHYDEGAIICQVKCPVLPEDTPDELAQRIHVLEYDTYPKVIEKLLESEV